GGCGTGTCTGGATGTTTGCCCGATTGGGGCTATCAGGCATGACAACGGCAGTCCGTCGATCGATGCAGATACATGTACCGCTTGCGGGAATTGCACCTTTGTTTGCCCAACTTCGGCAATCGAAAACCTGGCGACGACCGAACGCCATTTCAAAGGGGCAACCCTAACCACGCCCTTGAGCGTTATCGCGCCGACGGTTGAAGAATTGCTTGTCTGGCACACGCAACACGCTATCCGTTCGGTTGAGGTCGATATCGAGTCGGCTCCGGGCTGGCTGGTAGCGCTGGCAGCACTTAACCTGCGCCTTAAACAAATGGGTGAAACGGGCTGGATGGTCCTTTCCCCTGAGCAGAAACCCGTTAATTCCGGGCGCAGGAGTTGGTTGCAAATAGACAAGAGAGAAGGGAGCGCAATCCGTGTTTTACCTGGCCGATTTCTGTACAAAAGCAGTTTCGCACTGACTGTTGATCAACACCGTTGTTACCTGTGCGGCGCATGTTCCCGCATTTGCCCAAAAGCGGCTATTGAAATCAGCGAGGAAGCGTTTGTGATTCGACACTCGCGATGCAGTGGCTGTGAAGCCTGTACCGATGTGTGTTTGCCGCGGGCTTTGACGCTTGAAGCGAATGTTCAGTCAGAGGTAACAGCGTTGCCGCTTGAGGTCGTGCGTTGCAAGCGTTGTCAGAAGCCATTCATGGCGTGGTCTGATTTAGTTGATGAATGCCCGATTTGTCAGCGGCATGATTTTGGTATGCGTGAGGCGTAACAATGTTACGCCTCACGGTTTCAGGACTTCAGTACGTTACGTATTAACAGACAGTTAAAACTTAAATTCGGCACCCAGGTACGCGTGGACTTCGTTGCTCACGTCACTGGCCACTAACGTATCGACCTTGGCGGTGGCGCTCCAGTTTTTGCTCAGGGTAGCATTCAGCCCTACGCCGATGCTGCCACCGTTAAGGTTCTGGCCATTGAAGTTGTAGTCCGACGTATGGAAATGCGTATCTTCGGAGAAGCGCCCGACGTAGGCCGTTTCGATATACGGCCGTAATGTCTGGCCGCTTTTCAAGGTGATAGTTTTACCCGCTTTCACGCCCGCACCGGCGAAACCGCTGCTGTATTTGCCGCTGGAAACCTGGCTGTAACCGTCGTTATAGGCATCGGTTTTCGTCTGGCTGTAACCTAAAACGCCGTACGGCTGAACCCACCAGTCATTCGCCAGATTAATCTGCGCACCGACGCGCGCCTGCCATAACCATGAATTACCGTCGTAATCGCCACCGGCATGGGTATTGCCGTCTTTGCCGGAAGCGGAGTAGGTCATATCGCCGTAAGTCGCGGTGGTATCAGCAAACAGGTGCCAGTTTTTGCCTTCCGCCTGATGTTGCGTCCAGCCGGCATACAGGCTGTAGTAATTACCGTCGATGTCATTGCTGCCGTTGCTGCTGGTGACATCCAGGTTGTTATGCAGATAACCCAGACCCGCCCCGACGGTGACCGCATCACCGTTAGAAAGCGCCCATGAAGTATCAGCGCCCAACTGGAAGCCGGAAATTTCGTTACTGTATTGTGTGGTGCCCGCTTTACGGTCGCCACCGGAATAAATGCCGTCCATCCAGACATTATTGCCTGACGCCTGTGGACCGTTTTCACCCATATGACGGGCGTCCAGATGCTGGGTCACGCTGTTGGCGATGCGGTGGATCATATCGTCACTGGCTAACAGACCAGCCTGTGCAGCCTGCAAATCCGCAGCAACTTTCGGTTCAGGTGTAGGTGCAGGTGTTGGAACTGGAGCTGGATCCGGGGCTGGCACCGGTGTCGGGTCTGGCGTTGGATCCGGAGTTGGAGTCGGAGTTGGATCAGGATCGGGAACAGGCGTTGGGTCAGGAACAGGGTCTGGGATAGGGTCAGTGCTAAACGCGATGCTGTAATAACCTTTATCCGTCAGTCCTTGTTTGCTGCTTTCATCGGTGACCTGATAATTAATGTGGTCCAGAATGTAAGAGCCGCTGCGCACAGAATCCACAACGGAATTCGCGCCGACTTTGTTGGCGATCGTGACGTCTTCACCGTCGTTGAAGAAGAAGTAGGAGGATTTGCCGGTATTCACCAGTGACGGGTCGACATAATTAATATTGGCATTCACCTGGTTAAAACCGGTAATGCGCTGGGAGCTGTCGATATCTTCCCCACCGATAACCCCGCCGCCGTTAACGTTCAACGTTAACGAATCGTCAGCCGCGTTATCGTGAGAGGTGATATTCCCTCGATAAGCGGTGTTGGCGATATTCACCGTGGTGTTTGTCACATCACCGGCTTTATCTGCGGCACTGTCAACATTGATATTGCCGTTGAGTTGGGCATCATCAATGTTCAGCAACATATTGGAACCCATCAGGTCGGCGTTGCCATTCACCACAGTGCCTTCTGTCAGGTTAATTACTGAGTTGCCTTTGTTAAATTCTTCTGCACCAACTGAACCATTAATCTGGCTGTTTGCAATATCGAGTTCCGTGGTGCCTGATGCACCACTTTGATTTGAAGCGGTGGTCGCTAAAACCATATATTTCTGGTCATCACTTCCCGGCGAACCGATCTGGCTGTCTGAAATTTTTATTTGGGCTGTTGCGCCAGTAGCGGTGTTCGAGACGTACATTTGTGCTGCATTCGAGAGCCGTGAATTATTTATATTAAGCGAGCTGTCATTTTGTGCAGATATTTGAACCGAAGACGTTTCATCAGGTGAAGTGGAATCGATATTGTCGAGTGAGACTGATGCGGAGCCATAAAGTGACTGAACATTAAGCTGATCGTCAAAGGTGCTGTTTTTGATATCGGTATTTGAGTCACCATTTTGGACATCATATAACCCCCCGTCAAAATGACTGTTGTCGGCGTAAAGCGACAGGTTAGCATTGGCGTTGATCGACACTTTATTGCTGAAGTGCGACCCGTCGAGGTTTGCTTGTCCGGGAGCATCACCATGTTGCACAACATCTAAAGAGTCAAAACCGCTTTCTGTTTCAAAATCGCTGTCGGTGATATTGACGTTTGTCGTAGTGCCGTTAACCGAAACGCTTCTTCCCTGTAGTTGCAGATTATCAGCGTTAAATGTTGCTGAACCACTACTATTGGCCTCAACAACAATGGAAGATGATGTCGATTTTGTATTATCGGTAACGTGGGTATTTGTCAGGTCAACGTCGGTATTACCGCCGGTTGAGGTGGCATTAATCGTATTATTAAATGTGGTGCCGTCTGCATTTAATTGCAGATTGTCGGGGCCAGAGTAAATAACAGAATCGTTGACAGTTTCATTGCCATAATTCAAAGGTTGTGTTTGAGCATGAGCGCCATTTGCGATAGCCAGAGAGATTAAAGAAGCCAGGATTAACCTTTTAGATTGGTACGAATAACGTGTTGATTTTTTCATTGCGTTAATTATTCCTTCACGAATGCATTATCCATACGTTGTTCAGCGATGGATTAAGTTCGATTAATGACTGAAATTGAATTGCGCACGTTTTCGCTTTCTTAAACAGGTTGAAGCGGTATTGGCGCTAAAATTAAATCCCACATTCGCTGAGGGATTTCATGGCGTCAGAATAGCCATTTTCTCTTTTCAATTCCCGTCCACTATTGGATAGCAATGAATGCTAAAAAATAGCCATGGATTATTGAAAATCAGCATTCCATTGATGTGGTTTATGTTTTTGATGGATTCAGCGAGCGGATAAATTCGGTTTTATGGGATACGTCGGGAAATAAATTTTCTGTCGTCATATTCAGAGAGCGGTGGAATTTAGCGGAGAATATCTTTCGATACTCTCCGCTCATTAACGCGGGATACTGAGGGAGGGCTTTGCTGTTGTTACTTAACCGACATACCTGCTTGTGCACCGCTATCCGGGCTTAACAGGAAGATATCTTTCCCGCCAGGACCTGCCGCCATCACCATCCCTTCAGAGATGCCGAAGCGCATTTTACGCGGTGCCAGGTTTGCCACCATAATGGTCAAACGGCCAACCAGCGCCGCAGGATCTGGATAGGCCGAACGGATACCAGAAAACACGTTACGTTTCTCGCCGCCAAGATCCAGCGTCAGGCGCAGCAGTTTGTCAGAACCTTCAACAAATTCTGCATTTTCAATCAGCGCAACTCGCAGATCCACTTTGGCGAAATCATCAAAGGCGATGGTTTCAGCAATCGGGTCATCAGCCAGTGGGCCAGTAACAGGCGCGCTTGTAGCTTTCACTTCTTCTTTCGACGCTTCAACCAGTGCTTCAACCTGTTTCATGTCAATGCGGTTATACAGCGCTTTGAAGGTGTTCACTTTATGGTCCAGCAGCGGGGTGTTGATGCTGTCCCAGGTCAGTTCACAGTTCAGGAAGGCTTCAGCACGTTCAGTCAGCGTCGGCAGAACCGGCTTCAGCCAGGTCATCAGTACGCGGAACAGGTTAATGCCCATGGTGCAGATGGCTTGCAGGTCGGCATCACGGCCTTCTTGTTTTGCCACAACCCACGGTGCTTGCTCATCCACATAACGGTTTGCAACATCGGCAAGCGCCATGATTTCACGGATTGCGCGACCGAACTCACGGCTTTCCCAGGCTTCGCCAATGGTTTGCGCGGCGTCGGTAAAGGTTTTGTACAATGCAGGATCGGCAATTTCTGCAGAAAGCTGGCCGTCAAAACGCTTGGCGATGAAGCCCGCGTTGCGCGATGCCAGGTTAACCACTTTGTTGACGATGTCGCTGTTCACGCGCTGCACGAAATCTTCCAGATTCAGGTCGATATCGTCGATGCGTGAAGACAGTTTTGCGGTGTAGTAGTAACGCAGGCTGTCGGCGTCAAAATGGTTCAACCAGGTGCTGGCTTTAATGAATGTACCGCGCGATTTAGACATTTTCGCGCCGTTCACCATCACATAACCGTGGACAAACAGGTTGGTTGGCTTGCGGAAACCGCTGCCTTCCAGCATGGCTGGCCAGAACAGGCTGTGGAAGTAAACGATGTCTTTACCGATGAAGTGATACAGCTCAGTCGTGGAGTCTTTCTTCCAGTATTCGTCAAAGCTCTCGGTATCGCCGCGTTTGTCGCACAGGTTTTTGAATGAACCCATGTAACCGATTGGCGCATCCAGCCAGACGTAGAAATATTTACCCGGCGCATCAGGGATTTCAAAGCCGAAGTACGGCGCATCGCGGGAGATATCCCACTGTTGCAGGCCAGACTCGAACCACTCCTGCATTTTGTTCGCCACTTGCTCTTGCAGCGCGCCAGAACGCGTCCAGGCTTGCAGCATTTCGCTAAACGATGGCAAATCAAAGAAGAAGTGCTCGGAATCACGCATTTCAGGCGTTGCGCCAGAGACGACTGACTTCGGTTCGATAAGCTCGGTTGGGCTGTAAGTTGCGCCACAGACTTCGCAGTTATCGCCGTATTGGTCTGGTGCTTTACATTTCGGGCAGGTGCCTTTAACGAAACGGTCTGGCAGGAACATGCCTTTTTCCGGATCGTAAAGCTGAGAAATAGTACGGTTTTTAATAAAACCATTCTCTTTCAAACGGCCATAAATCAGCGACGCCAGATCGCGGTTTTCATCGCTAT
The nucleotide sequence above comes from Buttiauxella selenatireducens. Encoded proteins:
- a CDS encoding autotransporter outer membrane beta-barrel domain-containing protein, whose protein sequence is MKKSTRYSYQSKRLILASLISLAIANGAHAQTQPLNYGNETVNDSVIYSGPDNLQLNADGTTFNNTINATSTGGNTDVDLTNTHVTDNTKSTSSSIVVEANSSGSATFNADNLQLQGRSVSVNGTTTNVNITDSDFETESGFDSLDVVQHGDAPGQANLDGSHFSNKVSINANANLSLYADNSHFDGGLYDVQNGDSNTDIKNSTFDDQLNVQSLYGSASVSLDNIDSTSPDETSSVQISAQNDSSLNINNSRLSNAAQMYVSNTATGATAQIKISDSQIGSPGSDDQKYMVLATTASNQSGASGTTELDIANSQINGSVGAEEFNKGNSVINLTEGTVVNGNADLMGSNMLLNIDDAQLNGNINVDSAADKAGDVTNTTVNIANTAYRGNITSHDNAADDSLTLNVNGGGVIGGEDIDSSQRITGFNQVNANINYVDPSLVNTGKSSYFFFNDGEDVTIANKVGANSVVDSVRSGSYILDHINYQVTDESSKQGLTDKGYYSIAFSTDPIPDPVPDPTPVPDPDPTPTPTPDPTPDPTPVPAPDPAPVPTPAPTPEPKVAADLQAAQAGLLASDDMIHRIANSVTQHLDARHMGENGPQASGNNVWMDGIYSGGDRKAGTTQYSNEISGFQLGADTSWALSNGDAVTVGAGLGYLHNNLDVTSSNGSNDIDGNYYSLYAGWTQHQAEGKNWHLFADTTATYGDMTYSASGKDGNTHAGGDYDGNSWLWQARVGAQINLANDWWVQPYGVLGYSQTKTDAYNDGYSQVSSGKYSSGFAGAGVKAGKTITLKSGQTLRPYIETAYVGRFSEDTHFHTSDYNFNGQNLNGGSIGVGLNATLSKNWSATAKVDTLVASDVSNEVHAYLGAEFKF
- a CDS encoding 4Fe-4S binding protein — encoded protein: MFDLLLNARPCVGRACLHHQLRHSSCQACLDVCPIGAIRHDNGSPSIDADTCTACGNCTFVCPTSAIENLATTERHFKGATLTTPLSVIAPTVEELLVWHTQHAIRSVEVDIESAPGWLVALAALNLRLKQMGETGWMVLSPEQKPVNSGRRSWLQIDKREGSAIRVLPGRFLYKSSFALTVDQHRCYLCGACSRICPKAAIEISEEAFVIRHSRCSGCEACTDVCLPRALTLEANVQSEVTALPLEVVRCKRCQKPFMAWSDLVDECPICQRHDFGMREA
- the metG gene encoding methionine--tRNA ligase produces the protein MAHTAKKLLVTCALPYANGSIHLGHMLEHIQADVWVRYQRMRGNTVNFICADDAHGTPIMLKAQQLGITPEQMIAEMSQEHQTDFAGFNISYDNYHSTHSDENRDLASLIYGRLKENGFIKNRTISQLYDPEKGMFLPDRFVKGTCPKCKAPDQYGDNCEVCGATYSPTELIEPKSVVSGATPEMRDSEHFFFDLPSFSEMLQAWTRSGALQEQVANKMQEWFESGLQQWDISRDAPYFGFEIPDAPGKYFYVWLDAPIGYMGSFKNLCDKRGDTESFDEYWKKDSTTELYHFIGKDIVYFHSLFWPAMLEGSGFRKPTNLFVHGYVMVNGAKMSKSRGTFIKASTWLNHFDADSLRYYYTAKLSSRIDDIDLNLEDFVQRVNSDIVNKVVNLASRNAGFIAKRFDGQLSAEIADPALYKTFTDAAQTIGEAWESREFGRAIREIMALADVANRYVDEQAPWVVAKQEGRDADLQAICTMGINLFRVLMTWLKPVLPTLTERAEAFLNCELTWDSINTPLLDHKVNTFKALYNRIDMKQVEALVEASKEEVKATSAPVTGPLADDPIAETIAFDDFAKVDLRVALIENAEFVEGSDKLLRLTLDLGGEKRNVFSGIRSAYPDPAALVGRLTIMVANLAPRKMRFGISEGMVMAAGPGGKDIFLLSPDSGAQAGMSVK